From the Thermodesulfovibrio thiophilus DSM 17215 genome, the window ACAGGAAGTCCGCCTCCAATAACCTTTCCAAGACATGTTAAATCAGGTTTTATTCTGTAGTATTCCTGTGCGCCACCAGATGAAACTCTGAATCCTGTCATAACCTCATCAAATATAAGGATAATTCCATATTTTTCTGTTTCATCTCTCAGTGTTTTTAAAAAATCCTCTTTTGGCAGGATACATCCCATATTTCCAACAACAGGCTCAACTATTACACAGGCGATGTCTTTCCAGTGCTCATTTATCACATTTTTGAATGTTTCTTTATCATTAAAGGGAAGAATAATTGTTTCTGCAACATATGAGGCGGGCACACCCAGACTGTCCGGAATACCAAAAGTTGCACCTCCTGAACCAGCACTTACAAGCAATGCATCAACATGGCCGTGATAACATCCTTCAAATTTTATCACTTTGTTTCTTTTTGTAAAGCCTCTTGATAATCTTATTGCTGACATTGTAGCTTCTGTTCCAGAGTTAACCATGCGAATTTTTTCAATGGAAGGCATTGCTTTTTTTATCAGAACCGCAAGCTCTATCTCCATTGGAGTTGGTGCTCCATAACTTGTTCCAGAAAGTACAGCCTTTCTCAGAGCCTTAACAACTTTTGAGTGCGCATGTCCGAGAATGAGCGGACCCCATGAAAGAACATAGTCTATATATTCATTTCCATCAACATCATAGATTTTTGAATCTTTTGCCTTTGATATGAATAATGGAGTTCCACCGACTGCTTTAAATGCCCTTACAGGGCTATTGACACCTCCAGGCATAAGGGTAACGGCTTTTTTATAAAGTTTCTGGGATTTTTTAATTTTCATATCTGCCTCCAGAATTGTTTATTTCAATAAAAATATCAGAAAAAATGCTAAAATAGCAAATTATGATATAATTACATTTATGCCTAAAAGAGCTATTGTTATTGAGGATAATGAGCTGGTTGCAGAAACGCTTAAAACAATGCTTGAATTTTTTAATTTTGAAGTAGTTGTTTTTGACAATGGAATAAGAGCAATTGAAGAATTTATCTCTCAAATGAAATTAAATACCTCGTTTGATATTGTATTTGTTGATCTTGTGCTACCAGGAATGTCAGGAAAAGAAGTTATGCAAAAACTCAAAGAAATTAATCCTGAAATAAAAGCTATAGTATCAAGTGGATATTCTAATGACCCTTCAATTGCAATGTATGAAAATGCAGGATTTAAAGGTATGCTTAATAAACCTTATACACTTCAAGAACTCGAAGATGTTTTAAAGCAATTGAGTTTAATCTGATGCGGGGATATAAATTTTAAATGTTGTTCCAAAACCTGATTTGCTCTCAAGCTCTATTTTACCGTCAAGTTTTTCTATAATACTTTTTACAATACTCAGCCCAAGTCCTCTACCTCCTTTTTTCATTGTAAAGAAAGGGTTGAATATTTTATCAATATATTCTTCAGGAATACCGGGTCCATTGTCTGTGATTTCTATGTAAACATATTTCGCGGCGGGCAAATCTTTTAATTTCCCGTTATTGATATAATTTTGAAGCTTTATAGTAATATTGCCTTCATTATCCATTGCCTGTTTTGAATTTATTATAAGATTTTGAAATAATCTATAAAGCTGTGCACTGTTGGCATAAACAGGAAATAAAGAAGGCTCTGATTCAATAGTAAGTTTTATCTTCGTATTATTTAAAACAAATATGGCTGAATTTTTTACAATTTCATCTATACTTATTTTTTCTCTTTTTAATCCTAAGTCAGGGCTTAGGTCACTTAGCTGTTCAACTATTTGTTTCATAATTTTTGTTGTTTCAAGCATTTTTTCAATCATTTCTGTATTATTCATGGATTTTGTAAGATCCTTCCCCTTAAGCAAAGAAAGATTACCAGTAAGAACAGTAAGATAGTTATTAAAATCATGGGTAATTCCTGCTGATATCTGTGCAATTGTATCCATTGTTTCTAATTTTTTGGTAAGCTCG encodes:
- a CDS encoding response regulator, with the protein product MPKRAIVIEDNELVAETLKTMLEFFNFEVVVFDNGIRAIEEFISQMKLNTSFDIVFVDLVLPGMSGKEVMQKLKEINPEIKAIVSSGYSNDPSIAMYENAGFKGMLNKPYTLQELEDVLKQLSLI
- the hemL gene encoding glutamate-1-semialdehyde 2,1-aminomutase; its protein translation is MKIKKSQKLYKKAVTLMPGGVNSPVRAFKAVGGTPLFISKAKDSKIYDVDGNEYIDYVLSWGPLILGHAHSKVVKALRKAVLSGTSYGAPTPMEIELAVLIKKAMPSIEKIRMVNSGTEATMSAIRLSRGFTKRNKVIKFEGCYHGHVDALLVSAGSGGATFGIPDSLGVPASYVAETIILPFNDKETFKNVINEHWKDIACVIVEPVVGNMGCILPKEDFLKTLRDETEKYGIILIFDEVMTGFRVSSGGAQEYYRIKPDLTCLGKVIGGGLPVGAYGGKKEIMSLVAPEGGVYQAGTLSGNPLAMTAGIETLKILLKSNTYKKLEKKMLQLEEGLKDAAKKQKISAKFYRAGTMFCTYFTEQEVVNAQTAKTSDIEKFKKFLWGMLNRGIYIAPSQFEAGFISIAHSEKDIEKTINAAYETFKEL